The DNA window ATGGCTTGTCCTGCGGTGCTTCCAGCGTCGTTTGCCAGGTCCGGGCCGGACAGAGCCGCCCGCCCTCGACCCGAGGGCCGAAGTGCCTTCCGGGTGGAGCCCCTCGGCGAGATGACCTTGGTCCCTTCGGCAGGGGACCTTCGCCGTGCCGGAACTCGCCCGGAGTCTTTAGCCTGGAACACGGCAAGCTGGCAGCGTCTGAGAGAGGCAGTGTCTTCGTGATCAAGGTGTTCCTGGTCGACGACCACGAGATCGTCCGGCGCGGAGTGGCCGAGCTGCTGGAGTCCGATCCCGAGCTGTCGGTGATCGGCGAAGCGGGATCGGTGGGGCACGCGCTGGCCCGGATCCCGGCGCTGCGACCGGACATCGCCGTGCTCGACGTCCGGTTGCCCGACGGCAACGGCATCGAGCTGTGCCGCGAGCTGCGGTCCAAACTGCCCGAGCTGAACTGCCTAATGCTGACCACGTTCACCGACGAACAGGCCATGCTCGACGCGATCCTCGCCGGCGCCGGTGGTTACGTGATCAAGGACATCCAGGGCATGCGGCTGGTGGCCGCGGTCCGCGAGGTCGCGTCCGGCAAGTCACTGCTGGACAAC is part of the Amycolatopsis sp. CA-230715 genome and encodes:
- a CDS encoding response regulator, whose amino-acid sequence is MIKVFLVDDHEIVRRGVAELLESDPELSVIGEAGSVGHALARIPALRPDIAVLDVRLPDGNGIELCRELRSKLPELNCLMLTTFTDEQAMLDAILAGAGGYVIKDIQGMRLVAAVREVASGKSLLDNRAAATLMAKLRAGIEANTGPTSGLSEQERTLLDLIGEGLTNRQIAARMYLAEKTVKNYVSRLLTKLGMERRTQAAVLATELRGKRSEH